The stretch of DNA CTCAACAGTTTAGAGGGCACTCGGGCCGAACGGACTCTGTGTGAGGAACGTCGAGGCGCTCCTCACAGACTCGCGATTTCTATCCAATACGTACATCACCCTCAGAGCATAGCCCGGGAATGTTCCGGCCGACTCACTGATCCATTACACAATGGTTAACTCTGCTGCGCGGCCCCCGAAAATAGTTAACAGAAGCTTAATGCGCCCGTGATGGAAGAGGAACGTCCTCGCGATAGAGAATTGTCAACCGGCTAGATGACTGACCCACAACCTGGAGCACCACTGATGGTCACCTACTTCACATTGCGCCTCGGGAGCCGATTTCGCTTCAAATCAATCGCCCTTAGGAATGCATGACGCATGCGTCCTAAGCGGAGACCGATCTCCCTTCCAGCCCGTCGCAGACAGCAATCACAACCAGCCAAGCGAGCGACCGTTGCCCTCGTGTTCCTTGGGCAGTTGGCCATTGATCGGCAGCGACATGAGGTGACGGTGGGCGATCGGGTTGTGCACCTCACACCTCGTGAATTTCAATTGCTGTGGACGCTGACCCAACGGCCGGGAAAGGTCTATCGACGGGAAGAATTACTCACTCTGGTGTGGGGGACTGAGACATTCGTCGCGGTGAGAACGGTGGACGTGCACATGGCCAAATTACGGCGCAAGCTTCGGACACGTGAAGATCATCCGGATATTGTCGAAACAATCTGGGGCGTCGGTTATCGCTTGCAAATCGGGCCACAGTAGATGTTCTCGCCGATCACTCCTTTTTTCATGCCGATCAACACACCCGGCTCACCATTACGCCGCCTTCCCCGTCACGGTTCGCCATGCAGGATTCACTCACAAGCATTCTGGAGTTTACTGATTCCTAACAAACCAGTGAATCGGTCGTTACAGCAGGGGTGTATCAGACAGATACGGCACGATTCGCTCCGTTCTGAAAGCGCCATGAAATCGTCGATTCAAACCCAAGAGGAGGAAGTTCATGTACAAAATGCCGAGTAGGTTTGTTACGAGCGTCGCGGTGATGATCACCGCACTGCTCTTTACCACCAATGTCATGGCGCAAACACCGCCCGCCGTCGAGGGGCCGCCAACTCCGGCCGCCGCTCCATCAGTCGAAGACTCGATGGCCAACTTCGATAAGAGACTGAGCCTGATGGAAGAATGGAAGGCGACGATAGAACGACTTCCTGCGCTGAGCAATAAGGTGAACTTCGGATTGAACGCGTTGCAATTCCTCTACACCCATCAGGATGCCAAGACAGCCGAGGGTCGGAGTCAGGACAACTTTGGTATCCGACGCTCTGAGTTGCTCGCATATGGAAAAATCAATGAATACATCCCGAAATGGCACGTCTTGTTCGAGTTTCAAAGCATCAATTTGGCCAATAACACGCCGGACTGTGCTGGGGCCCCTGGAGGCAATTGCGCCGCGAAAGCCGGTGGGACACCAACGGCTGGAACCTGGTTTCGGGAATCCTACATTGACTTTCGACCGTTCCCGAATCTCGCACCGAATCTGAACTTTATCCGCATGGGTGTATTCCGCATGCCCTGGGGTATTTTCACGGAAACGTCGGGCGGTCTTCGCGATGTGATCAGTTCGCCCTATCTCACCTCTGTCGGCAGTGGAGCCCAGAACAACCGTGGAACAGGCGGCCCGATTGAATTCGTTCATGAGCGCGATTACTTTGTGGATATGCGCGGGACGCTCTTTCATAAGTTGGACTACGTCGGCGGCATCATGAATAACAACAATTACACGGCGAATATCACCGGCGCAAATGGCCCGAAAGTCGGGTACGGTCGTCTGCGATATTTCCTCACCGACATCTCTTTCGTCAGCTTTACTTTTCTCGCCGGCGAGAGCAACAATACCGGCACATTCATCAACGGTCGCGGAAAGGGCGAGTTCGACCGGTTTGCGGTGGATTTCAGATATACTTCTCGCCTCCTGCCAGGATTTATGATTCAAGGTGAAGCCTGGACGGGTCATGACGGATCCAATGCGACCACCGTAGGGACGCCGGCCCAGGGCGCCTGCTTGGATATCGCGCAGTGCGGAGGCTCCGGAGCACCAGGCGCACAACGCCGCACCTGGTATCTGCTCGCCAAGTATCTGATTTCTGACGGGCCGCTGCGGAACTTTGAACCGGTCGTGATGTATGAGCAGTTTGATCCCAATACCAAGGTGTCGAACGACATGTACACCAGAACCATCATCGGCCTGAATTATTACTTTGAAAATTTGCCACCAAAGATTCAAACTAAACTGATGATTAACTATGAATTCCGCGACCATCAAGGAACCGGACCCGGAACCACTGTGGCCAATACCGATGCATTCGCCAATAACGCATTTCTGGTGCAATTCCAAGTTCGATACCAGTAGTCCGGCGTGAAGATAAGGAAGGATTCGACCACCATTACTTCTCATTCGTCGCAATTCGTCGTTACCTGCATTCGTGAATGGGGAGTTCCGATGGCAGGGGCCTGCGCCATGGCCTTGATCCTCGGGTGTGCCTCCTCAGCCAGGATGCTGACCGAATCCGAGAATGGCGGCACGATTGTCTATCCTTACTTCGACGAGCAGGACGTGCTCTCGTCGCCGGCGCGCCACGACGCACTTCGCCTCATCGAGGCGAAGTGCCCCGGCGGCTCACGCATTTCCAGAGAGGGACAAATTCCACGGATCAGTCAAGCCGTTGACCAGGCCTGGAAGGGGCAAGTCTCCGGCAACGGACAGGTTTCCCGAGAACTGCTCTGGGCGATGCAATTCAGCTGCAAGTAGGTCAGATCGCTCAACCACCTACCTCCACAGACCTTTCACCTCACGAGGACTCATTGCTCAATACTCATCCGTACCCAATCGTTCCCCGCCGACTTTGTGCGGCCGTAGTACGATCGATGCTGATTCAGATGGTTCGCTCATACGCTCGCACCCGCAGCGCGACGATGGCGTACTTCTGCATCGTCCTGTCCGGTTTCTTTGCTCTGCCAGGGTGTGTAGGTCCGCTCAATCAGCGTCCGATCTACGAAGCCAAGGGGATTCAAGTGGGTATCGAAGCAGACCATACTGTCGATCTTCGCGCTACCCCGCCGGTCCTCAACAGCCATCCGGCAAAGATCACGACTGAAGAAATACGAACACTCCTGGGATCGCTGGAGGTGTCAGGGTGGACTGGTATCATTGTGGGCATCTTTGAAACCCCGCAACCCAAGCCGGTATTTGGAGGTGCTGCGCTTGCGAACCTGGCCGAACAGTTTGCGAAAGCGTTCCGTGAGGCCACCCCCGAGGATCGTGTCTATTTCTCCTTGCAGAACCCGACGGCCCGCTATGAGACGGATCGCACCGCCGGAAGCATGTTTATCCGAGACGGGTATCTTCATTTCATTCTTGGGGATCACTACGGGTTCGAAAAAGCTGATCCCGGAGGAGGGGAACAGCGGGATCCTCGCGATACAAAGGGCATGAGGCTCTGGGTGACCCGCCCGGCGCAATCGGCGTCCGTACCGGAAGACAAAGAACCGCACTGGAGCGCATTTGAGAAAGTGCATATTTCGTTGAACGTGAGAGAGGTGCTGACGGCGCTCGGGGGCACTAACGACGTCACTAAGCCACCAGCCGCGAGTCCAGCTCCTGCAGCAGCTGTATCCGCGTCACCGATGAAGGATGCGACTGCACCTGCACCGGGCAATCACGATACGCTGCAACAGCAGATTCAGGAACTCGGCAATGCCAACCAACAATTACGTACGCAGTCCGAACAGCAGACGAAGGAGCTCGACCAACTAAAAGAAGAGTTGCGACGCATCCGCGAGGATATGAAATCTGCCAAGGATTCAAAGTCGATTCTCAAGCGCACACCGTCCCGCACAAAACCTACCCAATAGTTAACGCCGATTTAACTCTGCGGTGGGAACCCGGTAACACCTACCCGATACTCTCCCGTCAGCTATTCTGACGAACCGATTGGCATCCTTAGAGGAGGAGAGTATGCGCGCAATCCCACGACCACTTCGAGCCGGTCTCGGACTCTGGCTGAATATCGCCCTTTTGTGGGGCTGCTCAACATCAGCAATCACGGCCGGCAATGAGGATCCCACCGCCACCCTCCTGTCCCAAGGCCAGGCTCAATACCATCAGGGCCAGTTCGATAGGGCGCTGGCGACGATTTCCCAGGCCATCGTCCTGTCTCCAGCCAATGCTGAGGCAAGGAATGCGCGAGGATTTGTGTACCATTCGCAAGGCTTGAAGGAAGAAGCGAAACGAGACTTTGCTGAAGCCATTCGGCTCAATCCCAACCACGCGCTGTACCACAGCAATCTGGGAGCCGTCTATCTGACCTCGGGGCACTACGGTGAGGCCCTGGACTCATTCAATCATGCCTTGCGCGTGGCCCCCCCCTCGGCGTTGGTGCTCAATCAGCGCGGCCAAACCTACCGTCACCTCGGTCAATTCGATGAGGCACTACAGGATTTCAATGCAGCCGCACAACTCAATGGCCGAGATGCCACGATCTATGCAAATCGCGGCGTCGTCTATGCCCTAAAGCAGGACTTCGAGCAAGCCAAACGTGATCTCGACCGAGCAGCTACGCTCAACCGGACTCTCCCTGCCGTCTATCAGAGCCGCGGGCTCGTCGAAATGCTGACCGGGGAATTTGATCGAGCGGAGAGCGATTTCTCACAAGCGATCGCCATGGGAGTAGACGATCATACCCTCTACTACAATCGAGGTGTGGCTCGATCTATGCTCGGAGACAAGCTTGGCGCAATACAGGATTATGACAGCTCATGCCATGCCGGATACGTTCCAGCCTGTAAGTTCAGCAGGATCCTGTCTCATATCGATACACCGCGCTCGTAATTATTGCGCAAGATAGGGCTGCTTGGGGTGCAAGCTGAGAATGGCGAGGGATTATCAAAGGGGCACAGGTCGGACAAACACCCGTGCCCCCCTGAGTCTAGTTCACGCAGTAGGTCTGATGCTCAAGCGGGTAGTAGCCATCGGTCGTATGAGGAAAGTCTGCAACGCCATAGGACCCGTACTCACCGGTTTTCCACACATGCATACATTTTGCGGTGACAAACGGCTCCGTTCGAGTAGCTCCATCTACGGTGATGTCTTGAGCCCCTTGTGCGACGGCGACCACAACCAATTTGTTGCCATACCATCTCGCCGCGGGATCCAATTTGCCGCGATAGGCGATTGCAAATTCAGGTGCAGGTCGCGCAGTTTCCACCGGTCCATACGCCGGATGCGCTCCAACTGGAAGCTCCTGTGCTCTGATAAGGAAACCGTCAGCGGATTCCTCAACCCCTACAATGCGGCCGGCGAGCTGCACAACGCGTCCCTTGAAGACATCCGGCTGAGCCTGCACCACACCGAATTCAGCAGGAGCGACATTGCGCGTCGTTTCCGGAGGAAACAGCGATGAGGTTGAGCAGCCGGCGGTAAGCCCGGCGGCCAGCAATAAACCAAGAGAGAGTGATTTCATCATGCACCTCCTGACCGTAAAGGTTGATGTTACACAACCACAATCATTCGTTAACACAAATGTAACACAAGGTCCGAGGTGCAACAAGATTCACAAATGTGAAGATTTGATCGGGTTCACCCCCGGAGAGAGACCGTTTCCGGCACGAAATACGTCAGCATACTTCTAACTTTTACCAAGGAGTTCTCATGAGGACAACCAGCCACTACATGATCGGTCTATTGCTTGTGCTTCCCGCTATCTTGCCGGCCTGCGCAAGCAACTCGCCATTTCCGACAGAAGTCCGGGACAAGGTAGCACCGACATTTGATTTTCAAGCGTGGCGAGATGCCTCACCCAGCAATCCCGGCGGCAAGTCTGGTTCCGGCACAAAAGTAGAACTTGGTGGGCGAATCGTACAGGTCAGCAAAGATAGCAAGGGTATTCTGATCGTGGCTGAACAACTTCCCGTTGTGAACCATCCCGTGTATGGACCAACGGATAGTGGCACGCGCAAGGGAGAATATGAGTTTGCCTTCCTGTATCCGGCCGAGCTGGCTCCGGACACGCTCAGAAACGGAAACCGATTCGTCATGATCGGGACGACGAACGGCAGGAAACCCGTCGTCGTCAATGGGGCTCCGAAAACCGAACCCTATTTAGTGGCGGACTGCATTCATGTCTGGCAGACAGGAAGAACCGAAATCTCTGAATTCAAGGAGAGTGCAGGCGCGGGGAATTCACCGCTTCCCGAAGTCACCTCCTGCGCGCCCAAGAAGCATTGAGTCTCTCCACTAGGCTCTGAGCAGAGCGGCCTGGCCACGTCCAGACTCGACTGGGCGTGGCTCACGGCATCTCACAGTACAGGACCGACACGGTACAGAAACATCCTATGCTTCGATCGTCGACATCATTTCAGCCTCGCTTAGGCGACGGGACTGAGGCCTTGCCTCCCGTCACGATGATTGCCCCTCAGGTCGCATCATCCATTTTATTTCTCACGGCAGATACGAACTTCGCCAGCACCATCGAGCGGCTTTTAGTTCGAAATGGGTATCGAGTGTCAGTGGCCCGCTCCATCTCCGGAGTGAATGTCTATACTGGGAGAGCACCGGACCTGGCGATTATCGATCGACGACTGGATATTTTTGATCAATTTCGAAACCACGCCATACTTGGTGCAGTACCATCCATTGCAATTCTTCCGGTCGAACATCAGGTCTCTGAGGAGGACTATCTTCATGACCTTGAGAAGGGCTATGACCTTGTCTTTTGCTCAGATCGCTACCGTGAGCTTGTCGCTCAAATTCGAGCCATGTTCCGGCGAACCAAATCGGACGCCCTTCGCAGTTCAGTGCTCACCGCCGGTACCCTCGTCATGGACCTGGCCAAATATGAAATCACCGTAGACAACGTGGAAAAACCTGTCACGAGAAAAGAATTTGAAATCCTGCACCAACTCCTTTTATCACCAGGCCACGTACTCTCACGCCAGGAACTCCTTAATCGCGTGTGGGGAGAAGACTATGCCCTCGAGGAGCATGCCCTCGATGTGCATATCCACTCACTGAGACGGAAAATCGAGCCGGACCCCTCAAGACCTCGCTTTATCATCACTGTCCGAGGCATAGGGTATAAATTGTTGTCTGAGTAGTATTCCATACGCGTCCTCTCTAGCTCCTGCATCCTCCCCCGCTGTCATATTCCGCCAATGCATTAAACCGCGGACACGACTGCCGCTTGCTTCCCCACCACCCCCTGCGCGCACCTGATTCAGATAGGCATACGTGCCAGGACTAGGCAATCGGTAGGCGCTTATATTATTTTTGAAACTATAATATATTCGCACTCTTCTTAGCGGCGTAATTGGACATTGAAGCGGTTTCAGGCAGGGGAGAATCCGAATGATCACCATGACTCCAAGACATTCATGGGCCTGCCCGGCAGGAGTCGCCATCATGGTGATGCTGGCAACGCTCGCACCGGCGCAAGAATTGCCGACCTCTCAGGGACCGCAGCCACAGCCCGAACAGAACATCAGAGAAAAAGGTTTGGAAGCGCCGCTCACTAGCCCTCAGCCGGCGCTGAAAGGTCCGGAGTTCAGACCGGGGGGAATTTCGATAGAAGATCTCTTACTTCAAAAAGGCACGATCACTATGGACGAATGGATCCAGATCCGTGCCGAACAAGAATACCGATTGGACGAAAGGGAAAGACGTATCGATGCGATCGAAGACTGGAAAAACAGAACCGAGTTGCTGCCGATCTTGAGGGATAAGGTGAACTTCGGCCTCAATGCGATGCAATGGCTCTACACCCATCAGGATGCCCATGTCCCGGAAGGCAAGAGTCAGGACAACTTCTCCATCCGGCGTTCAGAAATCCTCTTTTGGGGAAGAATCAATGATACCCTTCCACGCTGGCATGCGCTCTTCGAGTTTCAAAGCATCAGCTTCGGGCGAGAAACGCCTACGGGCGGGAGCGGCGCCGCAACCGGCCAACCGATTGCGGCCACCTTCTTTCGAGAATCCTACATAGATTTTCGTCCCTTCCAATCCCTGTCTCCTTATATCGGTTTCTTTCGTTTCGGCATTTTCAGAATGCCGTTCGGCATTTTTACTGAGACCTCCGGTGGTCTGCGGGACATCATCAGCTCGCCCTACCTCACGTCCGTCGGAAGCGGCAACGGCAACCGAACCGGCACAGCCGGCGCCATCGATTTCCTGCAAGAACGCGACTTTTTCGTCGATGTACGCGGGCGTTTGTTCAACCGTCTGGAGTATGTCGCGGGCATCATGAACAACAATAATTTCCATGCCAATGCGACCGGCGCGAACGCCCCCAAAAGTTTCTATACGAGAATCCGGCTCTTCGGGTCGGACATCTCTTGGATCAGTTTCACAACGATTCAGGGCGAATCCAACAATGCCAACACCAACATCAACGGGCGCGGAAAAGGAAGATTCGACCGGTATGGCGTGGACTTCCGCTACACCTCAAGAATTATCCCTGGTCTAATGGTACAAGGCGAGTGGTGGCAGGGTCACGATGGAGCCAACCAAACCACCGTCGGTCGTCCCGCTAACGGGGCTTGTCTCGACCAGGCCATCTGCGGTGGCTCCGGCGCGCCTGGCGCGCAAAGACGAACCTGGTACGTCCTGGGAAAATACCTGATCTCCGACGGTGTTTTTCAAAACTGGGAGCCGACGGTCATGTACGAACAATTCGACCCCAGCACCAGCATGTCCAACGACCTGTATTCGAGAACCATTCTCGGCCTCACGTATTACTTTGAAAATTTCCCTCCGAAAGTTCAATCGAAAATTCAGTTCAACTATGAATTCCGGCATCATCAGGGAAATGGACCAGGAGTTCCTTATGATGCGACCTTCGACGCCTTCGCGCAGAATGCCTTCTTGATACAGTTTCAAGCCAGGTTTATGTAGCGGAGAAGCGTTGGAGGAAAGGGCCTGTGCAGGCCGACCGTGCAATCAACTCCGACGAGAAGGACAGATGCATGAAGCTCTTATATGGATCGGTAATGCTCGTAGCCCTCTTATTGGTGAACGGCTGCGGACCAATGACGGCCTTCCCACCAGAAGTCACGAAAGGGGCAGATACAAACTTTGACTTTAACGCCTGGTGGGCCTTACCGAAAGCCACTGTGGGACGAAAGGTGCAGCTGGGCGGCCGGATCATTCAGGTGAATGAAAGGAATGACGGGTTCGTGATTATTGCCGCACACCTGCCGGTGGTCGAGCATCCCGCCTATGGCCCAAGAGACATAGGGAAAAGAGCCGGCGAGTATGCCATTTTCTATGCGGGGGCGATCACTCCTAAATCACTCAGGCCTGGGAACCGCCTGATGGTAATCGGGACCACCGAACAATCTCAGGTCGTCAACGTGGATGAGGTGCAGCGAAATATTCCTTCCCTAACGGCCCAATGCCTTCACATTTGGAATACAGGCGGCAAAGAAATCGCTGAATTTCCCTATAATGCCGGTGCAGGATATGAACCCTTGGAGGAAAATACCTTCTGCCTGTCGGATCGGTGAGGGCCCCTGATTGGACGCAAGCACTTGTGGACAGCCACGTCGGAATTCTATGGATTAATGGGCATCGGACGTTGATCCGGCAAGAGCAGCGACGGTCTGCTCGATCTGGGCGATTGGTAGTGGGAAAAACCCTGCTCTCATCACTGACTCTTGACCTTCTCGACTCGTAATAAACGAGAGAAATTCTTTCGCCGCAGGGCTCATAGCCACCGGTGAGGATGTGTCTACATAAAGATACAGCACTCGCCTCAGCGGGTAGGTTTGATCGGCAATGGTCGCGTCGGATGGAGCCACAAATGGTTTGTCCTTCGTTTCCGCCAACGGGACGATTCGTACCATGGTCGAATGCAAGCCCAATCCATTAAAAGCAATTCCTAAGGGCGATTGACTCAATGCCAAAATTACGGAGGCCGCACCCGGCTCTTCCTGCATAGATGGTCGAAATTCGCCACCCGACAACACATGCTCCTGAAAAAATGTTCTGGTCCCGGATCTCCGATCCCGTCCGAAGAGTTGAATCGGAGCGTCTTGCCATCCGTTAGGTAAACCTAGTTGCCCCCACCTTTCGACCTCAACCGGATATCCGCGGTTACGCGAAACTGAAAAGATCGCGTCGATCTGATCAAGCGTGAGATGCTCGATGGGATTGTCCCGATG from Nitrospira sp. encodes:
- a CDS encoding Slp family lipoprotein; this encodes MKLLYGSVMLVALLLVNGCGPMTAFPPEVTKGADTNFDFNAWWALPKATVGRKVQLGGRIIQVNERNDGFVIIAAHLPVVEHPAYGPRDIGKRAGEYAIFYAGAITPKSLRPGNRLMVIGTTEQSQVVNVDEVQRNIPSLTAQCLHIWNTGGKEIAEFPYNAGAGYEPLEENTFCLSDR
- a CDS encoding tetratricopeptide repeat protein — encoded protein: MRAIPRPLRAGLGLWLNIALLWGCSTSAITAGNEDPTATLLSQGQAQYHQGQFDRALATISQAIVLSPANAEARNARGFVYHSQGLKEEAKRDFAEAIRLNPNHALYHSNLGAVYLTSGHYGEALDSFNHALRVAPPSALVLNQRGQTYRHLGQFDEALQDFNAAAQLNGRDATIYANRGVVYALKQDFEQAKRDLDRAATLNRTLPAVYQSRGLVEMLTGEFDRAESDFSQAIAMGVDDHTLYYNRGVARSMLGDKLGAIQDYDSSCHAGYVPACKFSRILSHIDTPRS
- a CDS encoding Slp family lipoprotein, translated to MRTTSHYMIGLLLVLPAILPACASNSPFPTEVRDKVAPTFDFQAWRDASPSNPGGKSGSGTKVELGGRIVQVSKDSKGILIVAEQLPVVNHPVYGPTDSGTRKGEYEFAFLYPAELAPDTLRNGNRFVMIGTTNGRKPVVVNGAPKTEPYLVADCIHVWQTGRTEISEFKESAGAGNSPLPEVTSCAPKKH
- a CDS encoding response regulator transcription factor yields the protein MLRSSTSFQPRLGDGTEALPPVTMIAPQVASSILFLTADTNFASTIERLLVRNGYRVSVARSISGVNVYTGRAPDLAIIDRRLDIFDQFRNHAILGAVPSIAILPVEHQVSEEDYLHDLEKGYDLVFCSDRYRELVAQIRAMFRRTKSDALRSSVLTAGTLVMDLAKYEITVDNVEKPVTRKEFEILHQLLLSPGHVLSRQELLNRVWGEDYALEEHALDVHIHSLRRKIEPDPSRPRFIITVRGIGYKLLSE
- a CDS encoding Slp family lipoprotein is translated as MMKSLSLGLLLAAGLTAGCSTSSLFPPETTRNVAPAEFGVVQAQPDVFKGRVVQLAGRIVGVEESADGFLIRAQELPVGAHPAYGPVETARPAPEFAIAYRGKLDPAARWYGNKLVVVAVAQGAQDITVDGATRTEPFVTAKCMHVWKTGEYGSYGVADFPHTTDGYYPLEHQTYCVN
- a CDS encoding PstS family phosphate ABC transporter substrate-binding protein; the protein is MSPRYNAAAVRGHMSPLLTRLATEFRRRQPLVAIDVKGGGSAKALADFLRVPAADNLKRGRTGQTFLVSSSRELMSSEMNQFATGHGHNPVGIPVAVDAVAIYVHRDNPIEHLTLDQIDAIFSVSRNRGYPVEVERWGQLGLPNGWQDAPIQLFGRDRRSGTRTFFQEHVLSGGEFRPSMQEEPGAASVILALSQSPLGIAFNGLGLHSTMVRIVPLAETKDKPFVAPSDATIADQTYPLRRVLYLYVDTSSPVAMSPAAKEFLSFITSREGQESVMRAGFFPLPIAQIEQTVAALAGSTSDAH
- a CDS encoding winged helix-turn-helix domain-containing protein, whose protein sequence is MRPKRRPISLPARRRQQSQPAKRATVALVFLGQLAIDRQRHEVTVGDRVVHLTPREFQLLWTLTQRPGKVYRREELLTLVWGTETFVAVRTVDVHMAKLRRKLRTREDHPDIVETIWGVGYRLQIGPQ